In Pollutimonas sp. M17, a single genomic region encodes these proteins:
- a CDS encoding branched-chain amino acid ABC transporter substrate-binding protein, producing MQSTKGFKLLAATASVLAGFALSPAQAADTTVKLGFAAPLTGPQSHYGEDMKNGLTLALEEANKQNIQLDGKTAKFELVTRDDQADPRTAVQVAQQIVDEGVQGILGHFNSGTTIPASRVYNDAGLPQIAMATSPEYTQQNYDTTFRMMTSDTQQGAAAGEFIVKDLKAKTVALIDDRTAYGQGLADQVAKAVEANGGKVIAREYTTDKANDFTSILTNIKSKAPDAIFFGGLDAQSGPMRRQMVTLGIKAPLVSGEMTRSDTFLKLAGDAANGTYASLAGVPLKQMAAGEKFEADYKARFKVEPGVYAPYAYDGAWNMITAMKEAGSAKPESYLPKLASLQRTGATSQNIAYDKNGDLKEISVTIYEVKNGKWEMVKTMVSKAN from the coding sequence ATGCAGTCCACCAAAGGATTCAAACTACTGGCCGCAACGGCCTCCGTCCTGGCAGGCTTCGCCTTAAGCCCGGCGCAGGCCGCCGACACCACGGTCAAGCTTGGTTTTGCCGCGCCGCTCACGGGCCCGCAGTCGCATTATGGCGAGGACATGAAAAATGGCCTGACCCTTGCGCTGGAAGAAGCCAATAAACAGAACATCCAGCTCGATGGCAAGACCGCCAAGTTCGAACTGGTGACGCGCGACGACCAGGCCGACCCCCGCACCGCCGTGCAGGTGGCGCAGCAGATCGTCGATGAAGGCGTGCAAGGCATATTGGGCCATTTCAATTCCGGCACCACCATTCCCGCTTCGCGCGTCTATAACGACGCGGGCCTGCCGCAGATCGCCATGGCGACCTCGCCCGAATACACTCAGCAGAACTACGACACCACCTTCCGCATGATGACCAGCGACACGCAGCAGGGCGCGGCGGCGGGTGAATTCATCGTCAAGGACCTGAAGGCCAAGACCGTGGCGCTGATCGACGATCGCACCGCCTACGGCCAGGGCCTGGCGGACCAGGTGGCCAAGGCTGTCGAAGCCAACGGCGGCAAGGTCATCGCGCGCGAATACACCACCGACAAGGCCAACGACTTCACGTCCATCCTGACCAACATCAAGTCCAAGGCGCCCGATGCCATCTTCTTTGGCGGCCTGGACGCGCAATCGGGCCCGATGCGCCGCCAGATGGTCACGCTGGGCATCAAGGCCCCGCTGGTCTCGGGTGAAATGACCCGCAGCGACACTTTCCTGAAACTGGCCGGCGATGCCGCCAACGGCACCTACGCCTCGCTGGCCGGCGTGCCACTGAAGCAGATGGCCGCGGGTGAAAAATTCGAAGCCGACTACAAGGCCCGCTTCAAGGTCGAGCCCGGCGTCTATGCGCCTTACGCCTATGACGGCGCATGGAACATGATCACCGCCATGAAGGAAGCCGGATCGGCCAAGCCCGAGTCCTACCTGCCCAAGCTGGCCTCCTTGCAGCGCACCGGCGCCACCAGCCAGAACATCGCCTATGACAAGAACGGCGACCTGAAGGAAATTTCCGTCACCATTTACGAAGTCAAGAACGGTAAATGGGAAATGGTCAAGACCATGGTCAGCAAGGCCAACTAA
- a CDS encoding branched-chain amino acid ABC transporter permease, with the protein MDILLQQLVNGVTVGSVYALVALGYTMVYGIIGLINFAHGDVVMVGAMVATTLVVTLIGADPGSLSAWLAVSAALLLAIPVCMALGWIAERFAYRPLRRAPRLAALITAIGVSIIIQNIAMMVWGRNYLSFPHIIEPNIFQLGGARISLLQVIIILSATAIMAGLLLVVHRTRLGTAMRATAQNREVAGLMGVNINTVISAAFLIGSALAAVAGVMITTYYGVAQYTMGFMLGLKAFTAAVLGGIGNLGGAMLGGLLLGVIESLGAGYIGDLTNGVFGSNYQDVFSFIVLILVLVFRPSGLLGERVGDRA; encoded by the coding sequence ATGGATATTCTTCTACAACAATTGGTCAACGGCGTCACCGTGGGCAGCGTGTATGCCCTGGTCGCCCTTGGCTACACCATGGTTTATGGGATCATAGGCCTGATCAATTTCGCCCATGGCGACGTCGTGATGGTGGGCGCCATGGTCGCGACCACGCTGGTGGTGACGCTCATCGGCGCGGATCCGGGCAGCCTGTCGGCCTGGCTGGCCGTGTCGGCCGCCTTGCTGCTGGCCATACCCGTCTGCATGGCGCTGGGCTGGATCGCCGAGCGCTTCGCCTATCGGCCACTGCGCCGCGCGCCGCGCCTGGCCGCGCTGATCACCGCCATCGGCGTGTCCATCATCATCCAGAACATCGCGATGATGGTCTGGGGACGCAACTATCTTAGCTTTCCGCACATCATCGAACCGAATATCTTTCAGCTGGGCGGCGCGCGCATCAGCTTGCTGCAGGTCATCATCATCCTGTCGGCGACCGCCATCATGGCCGGGCTGCTGCTGGTGGTGCACCGCACCCGCCTGGGCACCGCCATGCGCGCCACGGCGCAGAACCGCGAAGTGGCCGGCCTGATGGGCGTCAACATCAATACCGTGATCTCCGCCGCCTTCCTGATCGGCTCGGCGCTGGCCGCGGTGGCCGGCGTCATGATCACCACCTATTACGGAGTGGCCCAATACACCATGGGCTTCATGCTGGGCCTGAAAGCCTTTACGGCGGCCGTGCTGGGCGGCATCGGCAACCTGGGCGGGGCCATGCTGGGCGGCCTGCTGCTGGGCGTGATCGAATCGCTGGGCGCGGGCTATATCGGCGACCTGACCAACGGTGTTTTCGGCAGCAACTATCAAGATGTGTTTTCCTTTATTGTGCTTATCCTGGTCCTGGTGTTCCGTCCGTCGGGGCTTTTGGGCGAACGGGTAGGGGACCGCGCATGA
- the lspA gene encoding signal peptidase II: MPSASPGHPAPRPKASRFWAWMLGALAIIALDQVTKIYFDSHLSYGERWHLLPFFDFTLLYNPGAAFSFLADGQGWQRWLFTAIALGATGLIIHLLRRNPGQTLFCASLMCILGGAIGNVIDRIQHGHVIDFLLFYWDSWYFPAFNVADVSITCGAVLLVCDELRRMRQEKNKSRKSA; this comes from the coding sequence ATGCCTAGCGCAAGTCCCGGCCACCCCGCCCCACGCCCTAAGGCCTCGCGCTTCTGGGCGTGGATGCTGGGCGCGCTGGCCATCATCGCGCTTGACCAGGTCACGAAGATCTACTTCGACAGCCATCTGAGCTACGGCGAACGCTGGCATCTGCTGCCCTTCTTCGACTTCACCCTGCTGTACAACCCCGGCGCCGCATTCAGCTTCCTGGCCGATGGCCAGGGCTGGCAGCGCTGGCTGTTCACGGCCATCGCGCTGGGGGCCACGGGGCTCATCATCCATTTGCTGCGACGCAATCCGGGGCAAACCCTGTTTTGCGCATCCCTCATGTGCATACTGGGCGGAGCCATAGGCAATGTCATCGACCGCATCCAGCACGGACACGTCATTGATTTTTTGCTGTTTTATTGGGATAGTTGGTATTTTCCGGCGTTCAACGTGGCGGACGTTTCCATCACCTGCGGGGCCGTCCTGCTGGTGTGCGACGAATTGCGCCGCATGCGCCAGGAAAAGAACAAGTCCCGGAAATCGGCTTGA
- a CDS encoding ABC transporter permease subunit: MSHSTVSRQGGISLKVWLGIALCGLVLAVLPFVLGMAGQSWVRTLNFALLYVMLALGLNVVVGFAGLLDLGYIAFYAVGAYVWALLASPHFGLHLPFWVVLPLGVLLAAFFGAMLGAPTLKLRGDYLAIVTLGFGEIVRIFMNNLDAPVNITNGPQGINRIDTFSIGEFAFGRSQSLFGFRITGPEKYYYLLLLLTIIIVVICVRLQNSRIGRAWEAVREDEVAAKAMGINTRNIKLLAFSMGASFGGVAGAMFASMQGFVSPESFSLTESIMVLCMVVLGGMGHIPGVILGAIILSVFPELLRAVVVPAQQTLFGDVILDPEGIRMLLFGFALVLVMIFRPAGLWPSATRRRELTASKEGQA; encoded by the coding sequence ATGAGTCATTCCACTGTTTCCCGTCAAGGCGGCATTTCGCTCAAAGTGTGGCTGGGCATCGCCTTGTGCGGCCTGGTGCTGGCCGTGCTGCCCTTCGTGCTGGGCATGGCCGGCCAAAGCTGGGTGCGCACGCTGAACTTCGCCCTGCTGTACGTAATGCTGGCCCTGGGCCTGAACGTCGTCGTCGGCTTCGCGGGCCTGCTCGATCTGGGCTATATCGCTTTCTATGCCGTGGGCGCCTATGTTTGGGCCTTGCTGGCGTCTCCGCACTTCGGCCTGCACCTGCCGTTCTGGGTGGTGCTGCCCCTGGGTGTGCTGCTGGCCGCCTTCTTCGGCGCCATGCTGGGCGCGCCCACCCTGAAGCTGCGGGGCGACTACCTGGCCATCGTGACCCTGGGGTTCGGCGAAATCGTGCGCATCTTCATGAACAACCTGGATGCGCCCGTCAACATCACCAACGGTCCGCAAGGCATAAACCGCATCGATACCTTCTCCATCGGCGAGTTCGCCTTCGGGCGCTCGCAGTCGCTGTTCGGCTTCCGCATCACCGGGCCTGAAAAATATTATTATCTGCTCTTGCTGCTGACCATCATCATCGTCGTCATCTGCGTGCGCCTGCAGAACTCGCGCATAGGCCGTGCCTGGGAAGCCGTGCGCGAGGACGAGGTCGCGGCCAAGGCCATGGGCATCAATACGCGCAACATCAAGCTGCTGGCCTTTTCGATGGGCGCCAGCTTCGGCGGCGTGGCGGGCGCCATGTTCGCTTCCATGCAGGGTTTCGTCAGTCCCGAGAGCTTCAGCCTGACCGAATCCATCATGGTGCTGTGCATGGTGGTGCTGGGCGGCATGGGGCATATACCGGGCGTCATACTGGGCGCCATCATTCTTTCCGTCTTTCCGGAGCTGCTGCGGGCGGTGGTCGTGCCGGCGCAGCAGACCCTGTTCGGCGACGTGATCCTGGACCCTGAAGGCATACGCATGCTGCTCTTCGGCTTTGCGCTGGTGCTGGTCATGATCTTCCGTCCCGCCGGCCTATGGCCGTCGGCCACGCGACGGCGCGAACTCACCGCCTCCAAGGAGGGCCAGGCATGA
- a CDS encoding ABC transporter ATP-binding protein, which translates to MIQANVNTDARSMPELLLVANKLSKRFGGLQALSDVSFSICKGDIYGLIGPNGAGKTTLFNVLTSLYVPESGTCNFMGHQLTRLKPHEIAIVGLARTFQNIRLFGSLSAIENVMIGRHIRTRAGVYGAITRNKATRDEEAAIERRAHELLEYVGIGERANDVASSLPYGDQRRLEIARALATDPALLALDEPAAGMNASETVVLRRLIEKIRDDGVTVLLIEHDMKLVMGLCNRVLVLEYGKVLAEGKPAEVQRNPKVIEAYLGAGAAEHTPAAPAGRIADQAPAAGDKDGELS; encoded by the coding sequence ATGATACAGGCCAACGTGAACACCGACGCGCGCTCCATGCCCGAGCTGTTGCTGGTGGCGAACAAGCTCAGCAAACGCTTCGGCGGCTTGCAAGCCTTGTCGGATGTCAGCTTTTCCATTTGCAAGGGCGATATCTACGGTCTGATCGGACCGAACGGGGCGGGCAAGACCACGCTGTTCAATGTGCTGACCAGCCTGTATGTGCCTGAATCGGGCACATGCAATTTCATGGGACATCAGCTTACGCGCCTGAAGCCGCATGAAATCGCCATCGTCGGCTTGGCGCGCACCTTCCAGAACATACGCCTGTTCGGCAGTCTCAGCGCCATCGAGAACGTGATGATAGGGCGCCATATCCGCACTCGTGCGGGCGTGTACGGCGCCATCACGCGCAACAAGGCGACGCGCGACGAAGAGGCCGCGATCGAGCGTCGCGCGCACGAGCTGCTCGAGTACGTGGGCATCGGCGAACGGGCCAACGATGTGGCCAGTTCGCTGCCGTATGGCGATCAGCGCCGCTTGGAGATCGCCCGGGCGCTGGCCACCGATCCCGCCCTGCTGGCCCTGGACGAACCGGCGGCCGGCATGAACGCGTCGGAAACCGTGGTGCTGCGCCGCCTGATCGAGAAGATCCGCGACGACGGGGTCACGGTGCTGCTGATCGAGCACGACATGAAGCTGGTCATGGGCTTGTGCAATCGCGTGCTGGTGCTGGAATACGGCAAGGTGCTGGCCGAGGGCAAGCCGGCCGAGGTCCAGCGCAATCCCAAGGTCATCGAGGCTTATCTTGGCGCAGGCGCGGCGGAGCATACGCCCGCCGCGCCCGCGGGGCGCATTGCGGATCAGGCGCCGGCCGCGGGCGACAAGGACGGGGAGCTTTCATGA
- a CDS encoding ABC transporter ATP-binding protein yields the protein MSNTNDLLEIRQLEVAYGGIRAVRGMDLRVERGELVSLIGANGAGKSTTLRAICGLVPIAGGDILYEGKSIAGSPSYMLVREGLVMVPEGRGIFGQLTIEENLTMGGYSRKDPDGVKKDTEHVFTLFPRLAERRRQSAGTLSGGEQQMLAMGRAMISRPRLLLLDEPSMGLAPLMVEKIFEVVRTIASEGVTILLIEQNAKLALETSSRGYVMESGRVILEGPSDQLLDDPKVRAAYLGEEEAA from the coding sequence ATGAGCAATACAAATGATTTGCTGGAAATACGCCAGCTGGAAGTCGCCTATGGCGGCATTCGCGCGGTGCGCGGCATGGACCTGCGGGTGGAGCGCGGCGAACTGGTCAGCCTGATCGGCGCGAACGGGGCGGGCAAAAGCACGACCTTGCGAGCGATCTGCGGACTGGTGCCCATTGCCGGCGGCGATATCCTTTACGAAGGCAAGTCGATTGCCGGATCGCCTTCCTATATGCTGGTGCGCGAGGGCCTGGTGATGGTGCCTGAAGGGCGGGGTATCTTCGGGCAGTTGACCATCGAAGAAAACCTGACGATGGGCGGGTACAGCCGCAAGGACCCCGACGGCGTAAAGAAGGACACGGAGCACGTGTTTACGCTGTTTCCGCGCCTGGCAGAGCGCCGCCGCCAGTCGGCCGGTACCTTGTCGGGCGGCGAGCAGCAGATGCTGGCGATGGGGCGCGCGATGATTTCACGTCCCCGCCTGTTGCTGCTGGATGAGCCCTCGATGGGATTGGCGCCGCTGATGGTCGAGAAGATCTTCGAGGTGGTGCGCACGATTGCTTCCGAAGGCGTGACGATACTGTTGATCGAGCAGAACGCCAAGCTGGCGCTGGAAACGAGCAGCCGAGGGTATGTGATGGAGTCAGGGCGCGTGATTCTTGAAGGGCCGTCGGATCAGTTGCTGGATGATCCCAAGGTTCGGGCTGCTTATCTTGGGGAAGAAGAGGCGGCTTAG
- the ileS gene encoding isoleucine--tRNA ligase: MDYRNTLNLPDTPFPMRGDLAKREPGWVAEWEEKKVYAAIRAASKGRPKFVLHDGPPYANGDIHIGHAVNKILKDIIVKSRAMAGYDAVYVPGWDCHGMPIEIQIEKKYGKHLPVAEVQAKARAYALEQIDRQRRDFKRLGVLGDWDRPYLTMNFSNEADELRALARILEKGYVFRGLKPVNWCFDCGSALAEAEVEYADRKDPSIHVAFKFDDKARLAQAFGLPQVDDGAIVIWTTTPWTIPANQALNVHPDFEYALVKLDEARSTGPMLLLAKDRVETCLAEWKLSGNIVATAKGEALSGLEFRHPLYEAHEGYRRLSPVYLGDYVTLDSGTGVVHSAPAYGIEDFVSCKAHGLKDDQIISPVMGDGHYAESLPLFGGQMIWKANPVIVEALKLAGSLLHTEPLLHSYMHCWRHKTPIIYRATSQWFAGMDRQPKSGRTLRETALEGIDNTEFYPAWGRARLHAMIANRPDWTLSRQRQWGVPMAFFVHKETGELHPRTVELMEQVAQRIEQHGIEAWQSLDPAELLGDEAALYEKNRDTLDVWFDSGTTHATVLGGQDHSVKGSHADELAWPADLYLEGSDQHRGWFHSSLLTGCMLYGRPPYKALLTHGFVVDGQGRKMSKSVGNVIAPQKVSDSLGAEILRLWTASTDYSGELSISDEILKRVVEGYRRIRNTLKFLLGNLRDFDPASDAVALEDMIEIDRYALAMTSAMQAEVLANFQRYEFHPAVSRLQIFCSEDLGAFYLDVLKDRLYTAGKTSLARRSAQTAIHHITHALLKLMAPILSFTAEEAWKDLHTGNSDVPSIFTGLFHAVPALPDEVPLREKWARLREIRAEAMRKIEEVRSTGDIGSSLAAELDVHASGSDHALLASLGEDLRFVLIVSRATLHAAEGELRIQVTPTREEKCERCWHHRHDVGTDPQHPTLCGRCVDNLFGQGEPRRHA, translated from the coding sequence ATGGACTATAGAAACACCTTAAATTTGCCCGACACTCCTTTTCCCATGCGCGGCGATCTGGCCAAGCGCGAGCCCGGCTGGGTGGCCGAGTGGGAAGAAAAAAAGGTTTACGCAGCCATACGCGCTGCCAGCAAAGGAAGACCGAAATTCGTACTGCATGACGGCCCGCCCTATGCCAACGGCGACATCCATATCGGCCACGCCGTCAACAAGATACTCAAGGACATCATCGTCAAGAGCCGCGCCATGGCCGGCTACGATGCCGTCTATGTGCCGGGCTGGGATTGCCACGGCATGCCCATCGAGATCCAGATCGAGAAGAAATACGGCAAGCATCTGCCGGTGGCCGAAGTCCAGGCCAAGGCGCGCGCCTACGCGCTGGAGCAGATCGACCGCCAGCGCCGGGATTTCAAGCGACTGGGCGTGCTGGGCGACTGGGACCGCCCCTATCTGACCATGAACTTCAGCAATGAAGCGGACGAGTTGCGTGCCCTGGCGCGCATTCTTGAAAAGGGCTATGTGTTTCGCGGCCTGAAGCCGGTGAACTGGTGTTTCGACTGCGGCTCCGCCCTGGCGGAAGCCGAGGTCGAATACGCCGACCGCAAGGACCCGTCCATCCACGTGGCCTTCAAGTTCGACGACAAGGCCAGGCTGGCGCAAGCCTTCGGCCTGCCCCAGGTCGACGACGGGGCCATCGTGATCTGGACCACGACGCCCTGGACCATACCCGCCAACCAGGCGCTGAACGTCCATCCGGACTTCGAGTACGCCCTGGTCAAGCTGGACGAGGCGCGCAGCACCGGACCCATGCTGCTGCTGGCCAAGGACCGCGTCGAAACCTGCCTGGCAGAATGGAAGCTGTCCGGAAACATCGTTGCCACCGCCAAAGGCGAAGCGCTGTCCGGGCTGGAATTCCGGCACCCTCTGTACGAAGCGCACGAAGGCTATCGGCGCCTGTCCCCCGTCTACCTGGGCGACTATGTGACGCTGGATAGCGGCACGGGCGTCGTGCACTCCGCGCCCGCCTACGGCATCGAAGACTTTGTTTCGTGCAAGGCCCACGGCCTGAAGGACGACCAGATCATCAGCCCGGTCATGGGCGACGGCCACTATGCCGAAAGCCTGCCGCTGTTCGGCGGCCAGATGATATGGAAAGCCAACCCCGTCATCGTCGAAGCCCTGAAGCTGGCCGGCAGCCTGCTGCACACGGAGCCCCTGCTGCACAGCTACATGCATTGCTGGCGCCACAAGACCCCCATCATCTATCGCGCCACCAGCCAGTGGTTCGCCGGCATGGACCGCCAGCCCAAATCCGGCAGGACTCTGCGCGAGACGGCGCTGGAAGGCATAGACAACACCGAGTTCTACCCGGCCTGGGGCCGCGCGCGCCTGCACGCCATGATCGCCAACCGGCCCGACTGGACCTTGTCCCGCCAGCGCCAATGGGGCGTGCCCATGGCCTTCTTCGTGCACAAGGAAACCGGCGAACTGCATCCGCGCACGGTCGAGCTCATGGAGCAGGTCGCGCAGCGCATCGAGCAGCACGGCATCGAGGCCTGGCAATCGCTGGACCCGGCCGAACTGCTGGGCGACGAAGCCGCTCTTTACGAAAAGAACCGCGACACGCTGGACGTGTGGTTCGATTCCGGCACGACCCACGCCACGGTGCTGGGCGGCCAGGACCACAGCGTCAAGGGTTCGCATGCCGACGAACTGGCCTGGCCCGCCGACCTTTACCTGGAAGGCTCGGACCAGCACCGCGGCTGGTTCCACTCCTCGCTGCTGACGGGCTGCATGCTGTACGGGCGGCCGCCTTACAAGGCCTTGCTGACGCACGGCTTCGTGGTCGACGGCCAGGGCCGCAAGATGAGCAAGTCGGTCGGCAACGTCATCGCTCCGCAGAAGGTTTCCGATTCTTTGGGCGCCGAGATCCTGCGCCTGTGGACGGCATCCACCGACTATTCCGGCGAGCTGTCGATTTCCGACGAAATCCTCAAGCGCGTCGTCGAGGGCTATCGCCGCATACGCAATACGCTCAAGTTCCTGCTGGGCAACCTGCGGGACTTCGATCCGGCAAGCGATGCGGTGGCGCTCGAGGACATGATCGAAATCGACCGCTACGCGCTGGCCATGACCTCCGCCATGCAGGCCGAAGTCCTGGCCAACTTCCAGCGCTACGAATTCCATCCCGCGGTGTCGCGCCTGCAGATATTCTGTTCCGAGGACCTGGGCGCCTTCTACCTGGACGTACTAAAAGACCGGCTGTACACGGCCGGCAAGACCAGCCTGGCGCGCCGCTCCGCCCAGACGGCCATCCATCACATCACGCATGCGCTGCTCAAGCTGATGGCGCCCATTCTGTCCTTCACCGCGGAAGAAGCCTGGAAAGACCTGCATACCGGAAACAGCGACGTCCCCAGCATATTCACCGGGCTGTTCCACGCCGTTCCGGCGCTGCCCGACGAAGTCCCGCTGCGCGAAAAGTGGGCCCGCCTGCGCGAGATCCGCGCCGAAGCCATGCGCAAGATCGAGGAAGTGCGCAGCACGGGCGACATCGGCTCGTCGCTGGCGGCGGAACTGGATGTGCATGCCTCCGGCAGCGACCACGCGCTGCTGGCCAGCCTGGGCGAGGACCTGCGTTTCGTGCTGATCGTATCGCGCGCCACGCTGCACGCGGCCGAAGGGGAGTTGCGCATACAGGTCACGCCGACCAGGGAAGAGAAATGCGAACGCTGCTGGCATCATCGCCACGACGTCGGCACAGACCCGCAGCACCCCACTCTTTGCGGACGCTGCGTCGACAACCTGTTCGGCCAGGGCGAGCCGCGCCGGCATGCCTAG
- the dut gene encoding dUTP diphosphatase: MRKIALKILDPRMNDYLPAYATSGSAGLDLRACVDAPLSLPPGATELVPTGLSIHIADPAYAAMILPRSGLGHKHGIVLGNLVGLIDSDYQGPLMVSVWNRGQQDFTLQPMDRLAQLVVVPVQQIEFEIVDEFEDSARGAGGFGSTGRG; the protein is encoded by the coding sequence ATGAGAAAAATTGCACTGAAGATTCTGGACCCGCGCATGAACGACTATCTGCCGGCCTACGCAACCAGCGGCTCCGCCGGCCTGGATTTGCGGGCCTGCGTGGATGCCCCGCTGTCCTTGCCGCCGGGTGCGACGGAACTGGTGCCCACGGGCCTATCCATCCATATCGCCGATCCGGCCTACGCAGCCATGATTCTGCCGCGTTCTGGCCTGGGGCATAAGCACGGTATCGTACTGGGCAATTTGGTGGGCCTGATCGATTCGGATTACCAGGGCCCGCTGATGGTGTCGGTATGGAATCGCGGCCAGCAGGACTTTACGCTGCAACCGATGGACCGCCTGGCGCAACTGGTGGTGGTGCCGGTGCAGCAGATCGAGTTCGAGATTGTCGACGAGTTCGAGGACAGCGCACGCGGGGCTGGCGGATTCGGTAGCACGGGGCGCGGCTGA
- the coaBC gene encoding bifunctional phosphopantothenoylcysteine decarboxylase/phosphopantothenate--cysteine ligase CoaBC → MLELADKRIVLGLTGGIACYKVAEFLRRAQDQGAVADVVMTEAATHFIGSTTMQALSGRPVYLDAWDARVPNNMAHINLTRGADAIVIAPASTDFIAKLAHGLADDLLSTLCVAKGNCPLLVAPAMNREMWLHPATQRNVAQIKADGAVILGPAEGNQACGEIGSGRMLEPHELLAELIAFFQPKPLRGKRVLITAGPTSEKIDPVRVITNRSSGKMGYAIARAAREAGAQVVLVSGPTALPAPYQVERVAIESAAQMHAAVMNEARDADVFISVAAVADWRVVNASGSKLKKQADGKAPQLEFEANPDILAEVARMPSGPYCVGFAAETENLLEYAEAKRKRKGVPLLVGNLAQQAMNADETELVLFDDAGHTALPILGKLAAARELITAIARKLPGKPTP, encoded by the coding sequence ATGCTTGAACTTGCCGACAAACGTATTGTGCTGGGCCTGACCGGCGGCATCGCCTGCTACAAGGTGGCCGAGTTCCTGCGGCGGGCGCAGGATCAGGGCGCCGTTGCAGACGTGGTCATGACGGAAGCCGCCACGCATTTCATCGGCTCGACCACCATGCAGGCGCTGTCGGGCCGGCCGGTGTACCTGGATGCCTGGGATGCCCGGGTGCCCAACAACATGGCGCACATCAACCTGACGCGCGGCGCCGACGCCATCGTCATCGCGCCGGCCAGCACCGATTTCATCGCCAAGCTGGCCCATGGCCTGGCCGACGACCTGCTGTCCACGCTGTGCGTGGCCAAGGGCAACTGCCCCCTGCTGGTGGCTCCGGCGATGAACCGCGAAATGTGGCTGCATCCGGCCACTCAGCGCAATGTGGCGCAGATCAAGGCGGACGGCGCCGTCATCCTCGGGCCCGCCGAAGGCAACCAGGCTTGCGGCGAGATCGGCAGCGGCCGGATGCTGGAACCTCACGAGTTGCTGGCGGAGCTCATCGCCTTCTTCCAGCCCAAGCCGCTGCGCGGAAAGCGGGTGCTCATCACCGCCGGCCCCACCTCCGAAAAAATCGATCCCGTCCGGGTCATCACCAACCGTTCTTCCGGCAAGATGGGCTACGCCATCGCCCGGGCCGCCCGCGAAGCCGGCGCCCAGGTCGTCCTGGTGTCCGGCCCCACGGCCCTGCCCGCGCCCTACCAGGTGGAGCGCGTCGCCATCGAAAGCGCGGCGCAGATGCATGCCGCCGTCATGAACGAGGCCCGCGACGCCGACGTGTTCATTTCGGTGGCGGCGGTGGCCGACTGGCGGGTCGTGAACGCCAGCGGCAGCAAGCTGAAGAAACAGGCGGACGGCAAGGCGCCCCAATTGGAATTCGAGGCCAACCCCGACATCCTGGCCGAAGTGGCCCGCATGCCCTCGGGCCCGTACTGCGTGGGCTTTGCCGCCGAAACCGAAAACCTGCTGGAATACGCGGAAGCCAAGCGCAAGCGCAAGGGCGTGCCCCTGCTGGTCGGCAACCTGGCCCAGCAGGCGATGAACGCCGACGAAACAGAGCTAGTCCTGTTCGACGATGCCGGGCATACCGCCCTGCCTATCCTTGGCAAACTGGCGGCGGCGCGAGAGTTGATCACGGCGATTGCCCGCAAACTGCCTGGCAAACCCACACCCTGA